The Paenibacillus sp. YPG26 genome includes a window with the following:
- a CDS encoding non-ribosomal peptide synthetase yields MKPFCNLTEVLAHGAGTGKSIVFIQKKSEARMTYRELYARSLRAASRLRAQGCQIQDEVVIRVEDPRTFVIAFWGCVVGGMVPVPLAAGGSEEHLTKLRQVWGRLNRPWLLSEPDFAEVEDEPWAAGRSLALEDVLYTEEEITDAVADELLAQGLAGGQNDEDRLPYRPASGATAFIQFSSGSTGDPKGVVLTHANLLSNMAAIVNCSGTTEHDSSLSWMPLTHDMGLIGFHLTPIYAGMDQYIMRPSQFMLDPMLWLSKAHEHRITSLASPNFGYRHFLASYKSKRVEGWDLSCVRLIFNGAEPISAEWAEMFVSEMAPHGLSPGAMFPVYGMAEATLAVTFPPAGERLTSVRLHPESLRIGGEVRMAEEGDERSVSFVDVGSPVQDCEVRITDESDKPLPDGRIGHILIRGLNVTAGYYNAPEATGRAISPEGWLRTGDIGYMSGGRLVITGRHKDIIFVRGRNVYPHDLEQRAEAVEGVGYGKAAACGVPHPSKGEEEVILFVQHRGKLEKFAATAERLRRQLNRETGLDIGRVVPVRQLPRTTSGKIQRYKLAERLIAGEWDEVLSELELLRSEAEAAAAATAAQSGSSAPSASIADSEHPDMHRLAALWRETLGMSFVGADDHFQELGGNSLKAAQALAGIRREWGVELSFRDLYECPTPRLLLARIQREVHQASPGPDSLPSAALRADGRYPVTVAQRRMALAEQAEDIGCAYHIPVALTAEGPLVPEHLREALQALIDRHEMLRASYHWDQGELVQQIHPPGEIDADWKVYACEAADFPDPGTPEHIGLGDSLAPFDLSRPPMLRARLWTDGASRHLLLLNVHHIAADGIGMNVLMQEFAALLGRESLPAPGQSYIDYAVWEHSQAPFWKPESESFWKEQLGTAFPALQWPDMASRPARRTYKGGTVRLEVPADTVQGWERQARQDSATMASLLLSLHALTVSRYARQSELSIGLLVAGRTLPGTLGMVGMFNNFIPIRLLADGNMSFIELRRLAQDKLWDALSHAEVPYERLIELSGERTELSRNPLFDTMLVYHNQAETANVRFEAGGCHFAQLQVETGTAKLDLKLDVFPEPSGALSCVWEYNEQLFHRETVERLAGHFVRLAAAVLQEPEARLADIDLMSEEERQVVTEQFNATEAAFPDELTLPDMFRQQAERTPERIAAVFGDGESLTYRELDARASRIARTLLDSGLVPEEPVGLMAERSSAMLAGMLGILKAGGAYVPLPPAFPAERLRYMADDCGLRIVCTQRQWLSAAEQAAPEARLLDLDDAGSLEDATEPMEQTGKVESNQAAAGSIESAGPAGNKTQDNDVLPDRPGLAASSAKNIGAAADLPAGLAKPEGLAYILYTSGSTGRPKGVMIRHRSVINRLNWMQKAYPLRAEDVILQKTPYSFDVSVWELFWWMLAGASAAFLEPDAEKDPGAIAEAIAKHKVTTMHFVPSMLAAFLEAVQQEPQEQLRERLGTLKHVFASGEALHRSHVDRFYALLRPLGLTDVKLINLYGPTEATVDVTVHECEAESELDLVPIGRPIDNTSLYVISDGGQPLPVGVPGELCIAGVQLAAGYVNRPDLTEERFVPHPYKPGEVMYRTGDLARWMADGQLQYLGRIDDQVKIRGYRIELGEIERTLLLHDAVSEAVAAVREDGRGGQRLVGYIVADRSCPVSELRKHCGDRLPSYMIPEAFVQLEAMPLTASGKADRKSLPEPERELSAGTAYAAPTTDTEAKLADLWAELLGRDKVGTQDNFFELGGHSLTAASLIAVIHREFGYLFALRELFAHPTVRELAQQLEARRAAGLVSGYMPIPKAQAKMSYPLASAQNRLFILQSMDENATVYHLSFALRIRGPLDQERLLAAMKTILQQHDALRTSFQWEDGQPIQRIAPESVIEIEHEDVAALDPEACMQAFIRPFRLQEPPLLRVKLVRLSGEIAASAVTHAANEHLLLLDAHHLVTDGVSMAVLARQFIAHYEGAPALSLPVQYPDYVDWQAKWLQSDACQAQERYWLDTLSGDIPLLEWPSDFPRPQRMDYAGDEVTVALDASMTRALTDFGTRSGATPYMTLLAMFSALLHRYTRQTDIWIGSPVAGRPHPDLAELIGMFVNTVVIRSELAGDLTFSDLVDHMKDRVLGALEHDRYPFELLVDKLGASRDVGRNPLFDVMFVLQNTGIPEVASGDTIFEPCTIRSNTSKFDLLLEVTEQKGELICRFEYRTSLFRRETIERLAGHFIRLAAAVLQKPEARLADIDLMSAAERQVVTEQFNATEAAFPDKLTLPDMFRQQAERTPERIAAVFGDGESLTYRELDARASRIARMLLDSGLAPEEAVGLMAERSSAMLAGMLGILKAGGAYVPLPPAFPAERLRYMADDCGLRIVCTQRQWLSVAEQAAPEARLLDLDDAGSSAEDIGAAADLPAGLAKPEGLAYILYTSGSTGRPKGVMIRHRSVINRLNWMQKAYPLGKEDVVLQKTPYSFDVSVWELFWWMLAGASAAFLEPDAEKDPGAIAEAIAKHKITTMHFVPSMLAAFLEAAQQEPQEQLRERLGTLKHVFASGEALHRSHVDRFYALLRPLGLAEVKLINLYGPTEATVDVTVHECEAESELDFVPIGRPIDNTSLYVISDGGQPLPVGVPGELCIAGVQLAAGYVNRPDLTAERFVPHPYKPGEVMYRTGDLARWMADGQLQYLGRIDDQVKIRGYRIELGEIERTLLLHDAVSEAVAAVREDGRGGQRLVGYIVADRSCPASELRKHCGDRLPTYMIPEVFVQLEAMPLTASGKADRKSLPEPERELSTGTAYAAPTTETEVKLADLWAELLGRDKVGTQDNFFELGGHSFLLVQLHQRLEEDVRGVVSVTDLFAYPTVAKLAAHIDRTIGDQAHTASSKTLVPLQIPDVLRPGAGQQPQSRAYLRLTLDEATVRELREIAEGERIQPASAVLGIWVILVARMFRQPRFDLPVAGFGQGIRLAEIDLSTMDGFSGLIDYIRTLPTAHPEGSIMIPPGNEAATLLLLYRNGLFGELPREWTERSDLIIAAETGGRAWAIELEYNAGKIRSEKLKELLQSFPVWCRRMAQESQAGRVSAAAQTDTAEPREGLK; encoded by the coding sequence ATGAAGCCGTTCTGCAATTTGACGGAGGTGCTGGCCCATGGAGCCGGTACCGGGAAGAGCATAGTGTTCATTCAAAAAAAATCCGAAGCCCGTATGACCTACCGCGAGCTGTACGCCCGTAGTCTGCGTGCAGCATCCCGCTTGCGGGCCCAAGGCTGCCAGATTCAGGATGAGGTCGTCATTCGGGTGGAAGATCCGCGGACCTTCGTTATCGCATTTTGGGGCTGTGTAGTTGGTGGAATGGTGCCTGTACCGCTGGCTGCGGGCGGCAGCGAGGAGCATCTTACCAAGCTTCGGCAGGTCTGGGGACGGTTGAACCGTCCTTGGCTGCTGTCGGAGCCTGACTTCGCCGAGGTTGAAGATGAGCCTTGGGCAGCTGGGCGCAGTCTGGCTCTGGAAGATGTCCTGTATACGGAAGAAGAGATCACGGATGCGGTGGCTGACGAGCTTTTGGCACAAGGACTGGCCGGCGGGCAGAATGACGAAGACAGGCTTCCTTACCGGCCTGCTTCGGGAGCCACTGCCTTTATTCAATTCTCGTCGGGCTCTACCGGCGACCCCAAGGGGGTCGTGCTGACCCATGCGAACCTGCTGTCAAATATGGCGGCGATTGTGAACTGCTCGGGAACAACCGAGCATGATTCTTCTCTTAGCTGGATGCCCCTGACGCATGACATGGGGTTAATCGGCTTCCACCTGACTCCGATCTATGCAGGCATGGATCAGTATATTATGCGTCCATCACAGTTCATGCTGGACCCGATGCTCTGGCTCTCCAAGGCCCATGAGCACCGGATTACGTCGCTCGCCTCGCCGAATTTCGGTTACAGGCATTTTCTTGCCTCTTATAAATCCAAGCGGGTGGAAGGCTGGGACTTAAGCTGTGTCCGGCTGATCTTCAACGGTGCGGAACCGATATCAGCGGAATGGGCCGAGATGTTCGTGTCAGAGATGGCGCCGCATGGTCTTTCTCCAGGGGCTATGTTCCCGGTGTATGGGATGGCCGAAGCGACACTGGCAGTTACTTTCCCGCCTGCCGGGGAACGGCTGACCTCTGTCCGCCTGCATCCGGAATCGCTCCGGATCGGCGGGGAAGTCCGCATGGCCGAGGAGGGAGATGAACGTTCGGTGTCGTTCGTGGATGTCGGGAGTCCTGTTCAGGACTGCGAGGTTCGGATCACAGACGAATCGGACAAGCCGCTGCCTGACGGGCGGATCGGTCATATTCTCATTCGCGGACTGAATGTCACCGCAGGCTATTATAACGCTCCGGAAGCGACCGGGCGGGCAATAAGTCCCGAGGGCTGGCTGCGTACAGGCGATATCGGATATATGTCTGGCGGCAGGCTGGTTATTACCGGCCGTCACAAGGATATTATTTTTGTTCGGGGCCGCAATGTATATCCGCATGATCTTGAACAGCGGGCTGAAGCGGTCGAGGGTGTTGGTTATGGAAAAGCGGCCGCGTGCGGTGTTCCGCATCCGTCCAAGGGAGAAGAGGAGGTTATTCTGTTCGTGCAGCATCGCGGCAAGCTTGAGAAGTTCGCCGCGACGGCCGAACGGCTTCGCCGGCAATTGAACCGCGAGACGGGTCTTGATATCGGACGAGTCGTACCGGTGCGCCAGCTGCCTCGGACAACGAGCGGCAAAATCCAGCGTTATAAGCTGGCCGAACGGCTGATCGCCGGGGAATGGGATGAGGTGTTAAGTGAGCTGGAATTGCTGCGGTCCGAAGCGGAGGCAGCTGCGGCTGCGACTGCGGCGCAATCTGGTTCGTCAGCACCGTCCGCTTCAATCGCAGACAGCGAACACCCTGATATGCATCGCCTTGCGGCGTTATGGCGCGAGACTCTGGGCATGAGCTTTGTGGGAGCGGACGATCATTTTCAAGAGCTTGGGGGGAATTCATTAAAAGCTGCACAAGCGCTGGCGGGCATTCGCAGGGAATGGGGCGTCGAGCTGTCGTTCCGCGACCTGTACGAATGCCCCACACCGCGGCTGCTACTGGCGCGAATTCAGCGTGAAGTTCACCAGGCGTCTCCGGGGCCGGACAGCTTGCCGTCCGCAGCACTTCGTGCCGATGGCCGCTACCCGGTGACGGTTGCGCAGCGGCGAATGGCGCTGGCAGAGCAGGCGGAGGATATTGGCTGCGCTTATCATATTCCGGTTGCGCTGACGGCTGAAGGGCCGCTTGTGCCGGAACACCTTAGAGAGGCACTTCAAGCGTTAATTGACAGGCATGAGATGCTGCGTGCTTCTTATCATTGGGATCAAGGAGAGCTTGTACAGCAGATACACCCTCCTGGAGAGATTGACGCTGACTGGAAGGTGTATGCGTGCGAAGCGGCGGATTTTCCTGATCCAGGCACACCGGAGCACATCGGGCTTGGTGATTCGCTGGCTCCATTCGATCTGTCCCGTCCACCTATGCTCCGGGCTAGATTGTGGACGGACGGGGCGAGCCGCCATCTGCTGCTGCTGAACGTACACCATATTGCGGCTGACGGTATCGGCATGAATGTGCTGATGCAGGAGTTCGCCGCTCTTCTTGGGAGAGAGTCACTACCGGCTCCGGGCCAATCGTACATTGACTATGCGGTATGGGAGCACAGTCAGGCTCCGTTCTGGAAGCCTGAATCCGAGTCGTTCTGGAAGGAACAGCTGGGTACGGCATTCCCTGCGCTGCAGTGGCCGGATATGGCGTCCAGGCCTGCCCGGCGCACTTACAAAGGCGGCACAGTAAGATTGGAAGTACCCGCGGATACGGTACAGGGATGGGAGCGCCAGGCACGGCAGGACTCGGCAACGATGGCTTCGCTGCTGCTGAGCTTGCATGCACTTACGGTAAGCAGGTATGCCCGCCAGTCAGAGTTGTCGATTGGCTTGCTTGTAGCAGGACGAACCCTCCCGGGTACGCTTGGGATGGTCGGCATGTTCAACAATTTCATCCCGATCCGGCTGTTGGCGGATGGGAACATGTCCTTCATTGAGCTGCGCCGTCTAGCACAGGACAAGCTGTGGGATGCGCTTAGCCATGCGGAAGTTCCGTATGAGCGGCTGATTGAACTGTCGGGCGAGCGGACGGAACTGTCACGCAATCCTTTGTTCGATACCATGCTTGTATACCATAATCAGGCGGAGACGGCGAATGTCCGGTTCGAAGCGGGAGGCTGCCATTTCGCTCAGCTTCAAGTAGAGACAGGAACGGCGAAGCTGGATCTCAAGCTGGACGTATTCCCGGAGCCCTCCGGCGCGCTTAGCTGCGTGTGGGAGTACAATGAGCAGCTGTTCCACCGGGAGACGGTCGAGCGGCTGGCGGGTCACTTCGTCCGGCTGGCAGCAGCGGTGCTGCAGGAGCCGGAAGCGAGATTGGCGGACATCGACCTGATGTCCGAGGAGGAGCGGCAGGTCGTGACGGAGCAGTTCAACGCGACGGAGGCGGCGTTCCCGGACGAGCTGACGCTGCCGGACATGTTCCGCCAGCAGGCGGAGCGAACGCCGGAGCGGATCGCGGCGGTGTTCGGGGACGGCGAGTCGCTGACCTACCGCGAGCTGGACGCGCGGGCGAGCCGGATTGCGCGGACGCTGCTGGATAGCGGCCTCGTGCCGGAGGAGCCCGTGGGCCTGATGGCCGAGCGTTCATCGGCCATGCTCGCCGGGATGCTCGGCATCCTGAAGGCAGGCGGCGCGTATGTGCCGCTGCCGCCAGCGTTCCCGGCGGAGCGGCTGCGCTACATGGCGGACGACTGCGGTCTTCGCATCGTCTGCACGCAGCGGCAGTGGCTGTCCGCGGCAGAGCAAGCGGCACCGGAGGCGCGGTTGCTGGATCTGGATGATGCGGGTTCGCTGGAAGACGCGACAGAACCGATGGAACAGACGGGTAAGGTGGAATCGAACCAAGCTGCAGCCGGATCAATAGAATCGGCTGGACCAGCCGGGAATAAGACGCAAGACAATGATGTCTTGCCGGATCGCCCAGGCTTGGCGGCTTCGTCCGCCAAGAATATCGGCGCAGCTGCCGATCTTCCCGCAGGCTTGGCGAAGCCGGAGGGACTGGCTTACATCCTGTACACGTCCGGTTCAACAGGACGTCCAAAAGGCGTCATGATCCGCCATCGGTCGGTGATCAACCGCCTGAATTGGATGCAGAAGGCTTATCCGCTTAGAGCGGAGGACGTCATCCTGCAAAAGACCCCATACAGCTTCGACGTATCCGTATGGGAGCTGTTCTGGTGGATGCTGGCGGGGGCCAGTGCGGCGTTCCTGGAGCCGGATGCGGAGAAGGATCCGGGAGCGATAGCCGAAGCGATCGCGAAGCATAAGGTAACGACGATGCACTTCGTGCCGTCGATGCTCGCAGCATTCCTGGAAGCCGTGCAGCAGGAGCCGCAGGAGCAGCTGCGGGAACGTCTCGGAACACTGAAGCACGTGTTCGCGAGCGGGGAGGCGCTGCACCGGTCGCATGTCGACCGCTTCTACGCGCTGCTTCGCCCGCTCGGCCTGACTGATGTGAAGCTTATCAACCTGTATGGCCCGACCGAAGCAACCGTTGACGTTACCGTCCACGAATGCGAAGCGGAGAGCGAGCTGGACCTTGTTCCAATAGGCCGCCCGATCGACAACACGTCACTGTATGTCATCAGTGATGGCGGACAACCGCTGCCGGTCGGCGTGCCAGGTGAGCTCTGCATTGCGGGTGTGCAGCTGGCGGCGGGATATGTGAACCGCCCGGATCTGACGGAGGAGAGATTCGTACCGCATCCCTATAAGCCGGGTGAAGTGATGTACCGGACGGGTGACTTGGCAAGATGGATGGCGGACGGCCAACTTCAATATCTGGGCCGGATCGATGATCAGGTGAAAATCCGGGGTTACCGGATTGAACTTGGAGAGATCGAACGGACACTGCTGCTGCATGATGCGGTATCCGAAGCGGTCGCAGCGGTGCGGGAGGATGGCCGAGGCGGGCAGCGCCTGGTCGGCTACATCGTAGCGGACCGGTCATGCCCGGTTAGTGAACTGCGGAAGCACTGTGGAGACAGGCTGCCGTCCTACATGATCCCGGAGGCGTTCGTGCAGCTAGAAGCCATGCCGCTGACAGCAAGCGGCAAAGCGGACCGCAAGTCGCTCCCAGAGCCGGAGCGCGAGCTGTCAGCCGGAACGGCATATGCCGCTCCGACAACGGATACGGAGGCGAAGCTGGCTGATCTGTGGGCCGAGCTGCTCGGCCGTGACAAGGTCGGCACCCAGGACAATTTCTTCGAGCTGGGCGGTCACTCGTTGACGGCGGCATCGCTGATTGCCGTTATTCATCGTGAGTTCGGTTACTTGTTCGCGCTGCGTGAGCTGTTCGCGCATCCTACGGTGCGCGAATTGGCACAGCAGCTTGAAGCGCGGCGTGCGGCAGGTCTGGTCAGCGGTTACATGCCAATTCCTAAGGCACAGGCGAAGATGAGCTATCCGCTGGCATCCGCGCAGAACCGCTTGTTCATTTTGCAATCGATGGACGAGAACGCTACCGTGTATCATCTGTCCTTTGCACTGAGGATCCGTGGTCCGCTAGATCAGGAGCGGCTGCTGGCTGCAATGAAGACAATCTTGCAGCAGCATGATGCGCTGCGGACATCGTTCCAATGGGAAGATGGACAGCCGATACAGCGCATTGCGCCGGAGTCAGTCATTGAGATTGAACACGAGGATGTAGCGGCTTTGGACCCGGAAGCCTGCATGCAAGCATTTATTCGGCCATTCCGGCTGCAGGAGCCGCCATTATTACGCGTGAAGCTTGTACGGCTCTCGGGTGAGATTGCCGCATCGGCTGTGACACATGCTGCTAACGAACATTTGCTGTTGCTGGATGCGCACCATCTCGTAACAGATGGTGTCTCCATGGCTGTACTGGCACGTCAGTTCATCGCCCACTATGAGGGAGCGCCTGCTCTATCACTTCCGGTTCAATATCCAGATTACGTGGATTGGCAAGCAAAATGGCTTCAGTCTGATGCCTGCCAGGCACAAGAGCGCTACTGGCTGGATACGTTGTCCGGGGATATCCCTCTACTTGAGTGGCCGAGCGATTTCCCAAGGCCGCAGCGGATGGATTACGCGGGCGATGAAGTGACGGTGGCTCTGGATGCCTCCATGACCCGTGCGTTGACTGATTTCGGCACCCGTTCAGGCGCGACACCGTACATGACCCTGTTAGCCATGTTCTCGGCATTGCTCCATCGGTACACGAGACAGACGGACATCTGGATTGGCAGTCCGGTTGCGGGCAGGCCGCATCCTGATCTGGCGGAATTAATCGGTATGTTCGTCAATACCGTCGTCATCCGCAGTGAGCTTGCGGGGGATTTAACATTTAGCGACCTGGTAGACCATATGAAAGATCGTGTGCTCGGCGCATTGGAGCATGACCGCTATCCGTTCGAGCTGTTGGTGGACAAGCTTGGAGCGAGCCGGGATGTCGGCCGTAACCCGTTATTTGACGTTATGTTCGTTCTGCAAAATACCGGTATTCCAGAGGTTGCAAGCGGCGATACGATATTCGAGCCCTGCACGATCCGCAGCAACACTTCCAAATTCGATCTGCTGCTGGAAGTAACGGAGCAAAAAGGCGAGTTGATCTGCCGTTTTGAATACCGTACATCATTATTCCGCCGGGAGACGATCGAGCGGCTTGCGGGTCACTTCATCCGGCTGGCAGCAGCGGTGCTGCAGAAGCCGGAAGCTAGATTAGCCGACATCGACCTGATGTCCGCAGCGGAGCGGCAGGTCGTGACGGAGCAGTTCAACGCGACGGAGGCGGCGTTCCCGGACAAGCTGACGCTGCCGGACATGTTCCGCCAGCAGGCGGAACGAACGCCGGAGCGGATCGCGGCGGTGTTCGGGGACGGCGAGTCGCTGACGTACCGCGAGCTGGATGCGCGCGCGAGCCGGATTGCGCGGATGCTGCTGGACAGCGGACTCGCGCCGGAGGAGGCCGTAGGCCTGATGGCCGAGCGTTCATCGGCCATGCTCGCCGGGATGCTCGGCATCCTGAAGGCAGGCGGGGCGTATGTGCCGCTGCCACCAGCGTTCCCGGCGGAGCGGCTGCGCTACATGGCGGACGACTGCGGCCTTCGCATCGTCTGCACACAGCGGCAGTGGCTGTCCGTGGCGGAGCAAGCGGCACCGGAGGCGCGGTTGCTGGATCTGGATGATGCGGGATCGTCCGCGGAGGACATCGGCGCAGCTGCTGATCTTCCCGCAGGCTTGGCGAAGCCGGAGGGACTGGCCTACATCCTGTACACATCCGGCTCAACAGGACGTCCAAAAGGCGTCATGATCCGCCACCGGTCGGTTATCAACCGGCTGAACTGGATGCAGAAGGCGTATCCGCTCGGGAAGGAGGATGTCGTTCTGCAAAAGACCCCATACAGCTTCGACGTATCCGTCTGGGAGCTGTTCTGGTGGATGCTGGCAGGAGCCAGTGCGGCGTTCCTCGAGCCGGATGCGGAGAAAGATCCGGGAGCGATAGCCGAAGCGATCGCGAAGCATAAGATAACGACGATGCACTTTGTGCCGTCGATGCTCGCAGCATTCCTGGAAGCCGCGCAGCAGGAGCCGCAGGAGCAGCTGCGGGAACGTCTCGGAACACTGAAGCACGTGTTCGCGAGCGGGGAGGCACTGCACCGGTCGCATGTCGACCGCTTCTATGCGCTGCTTCGTCCGCTTGGCCTTGCGGAAGTGAAGCTTATCAACCTGTATGGCCCGACTGAGGCAACGGTAGACGTTACCGTCCACGAATGCGAAGCGGAGAGCGAGCTGGACTTTGTCCCGATTGGCCGCCCGATTGACAACACATCGCTGTATGTCATCAGTGATGGCGGACAACCGCTGCCGGTCGGTGTACCAGGCGAGCTCTGCATCGCGGGTGTGCAGTTGGCGGCGGGATATGTGAACCGCCCGGATCTGACGGCGGAGAGATTCGTACCGCATCCCTATAAGCCGGGTGAAGTGATGTACCGGACGGGTGACTTGGCAAGATGGATGGCGGACGGCCAGCTTCAATACCTGGGCCGGATCGATGATCAGGTGAAAATCCGGGGTTACCGGATTGAGCTTGGAGAGATCGAACGCACACTGCTGCTGCACGATGCGGTATCCGAAGCGGTCGCAGCGGTGCGGGAGGATGGACGAGGCGGGCAGCGCCTGGTCGGCTACATCGTAGCGGACCGGTCATGCCCGGCTAGTGAACTGCGGAAGCACTGTGGAGACAGGCTGCCAACGTATATGATCCCGGAAGTGTTCGTGCAGCTTGAAGCCATGCCGCTGACAGCAAGCGGCAAAGCGGACCGTAAGTCGCTGCCGGAACCAGAGCGCGAGCTGTCAACCGGAACGGCATATGCCGCGCCGACAACGGAGACGGAAGTGAAGCTGGCTGATCTATGGGCCGAGCTGCTCGGCCGGGACAAGGTCGGCACCCAGGACAATTTCTTCGAGCTCGGCGGCCATTCCTTTCTGTTGGTGCAGCTGCACCAACGGCTGGAAGAAGACGTACGCGGAGTGGTCAGCGTAACGGATCTGTTCGCTTATCCAACCGTGGCCAAGCTGGCTGCCCATATCGACCGGACAATTGGAGATCAAGCTCACACAGCTTCGTCCAAAACGCTGGTTCCGCTCCAAATACCGGATGTACTGCGGCCCGGCGCTGGGCAGCAGCCGCAATCGCGGGCGTACCTGCGTCTCACGCTTGATGAAGCTACGGTGCGGGAACTGCGCGAAATTGCCGAAGGCGAGCGCATCCAGCCGGCTTCGGCGGTGCTCGGCATCTGGGTCATACTGGTTGCCCGAATGTTCCGCCAGCCGCGCTTCGATCTGCCGGTCGCCGGTTTCGGCCAGGGCATTCGCCTAGCCGAAATTGATCTGAGTACAATGGACGGGTTCTCGGGGCTGATCGATTACATTCGAACACTGCCAACAGCCCACCCGGAAGGGTCAATTATGATTCCGCCAGGCAATGAAGCTGCCACGCTGCTTCTTTTATACCGAAATGGATTGTTCGGGGAGCTGCCGCGGGAATGGACGGAAAGGTCAGATCTCATAATCGCTGCTGAGACGGGCGGCAGAGCATGGGCCATAGAACTTGAGTATAACGCCGGTAAAATCCGCAGTGAGAAGCTGAAGGAGCTGCTGCAGTCATTTCCGGTATGGTGCCGCCGTATGGCACAGGAATCGCAGGCCGGCAGAGTATCGGCAGCTGCTCAGACGGACACCGCTGAGCCAAGGGAGGGACTGAAATGA
- the fabD gene encoding ACP S-malonyltransferase, producing the protein MNGFAMMFPGQGSQYVGMAKGVSARSRAARLTFEEAGDALGWDVQHLCNEGDLTRLTQTDNAQPAILTCSVAAYRAWIELGGPEPLVGAGHSLGEFSALACSGALGFADAVKLVRERGGLMQEASRTSPGGMAAIGGIGISDEQLEEALARASEPQSIVVIAGINSQEQRVVSGHPDALLRLKQILAKLDPSARFIPLQVSAAFHSPLMGEAAERFRERLESCRFHTPKWPVLSNVTGQPHESVHESYIRLLASQLTEPVRWAACMDAIRSFGVRQAAELGPGRVLTGLLRSYAPDLTVWSSDDEPGRLPLASALPSQEHLPGAKPQGNTGAAASKSGSGVQDHAVTRPEAEGTEPVLSAQRREDSGATGPALSGQRREDSGATGPALSGQRREDGRATGPAISAQRREGSPASGPALFLPRCLGIAVATPNGCAELEAYRLGVLEPYRKVEALVQELRRTGLKPTEEQLHLGWEMLLSQFDTKGTNFEERRLRLSRLLEETGTSHLFEVPQLLVEGGVAQ; encoded by the coding sequence ATGAACGGATTCGCGATGATGTTTCCCGGCCAGGGCTCGCAGTACGTAGGCATGGCCAAAGGTGTGTCCGCCCGTTCACGAGCCGCGAGGCTGACATTCGAGGAGGCGGGTGACGCGCTTGGATGGGATGTGCAGCATCTGTGTAATGAAGGCGATTTGACCCGGCTTACACAGACCGATAACGCCCAGCCGGCTATTCTGACTTGCAGTGTCGCCGCATACCGGGCCTGGATCGAGCTAGGGGGGCCTGAGCCGCTGGTGGGGGCGGGCCACAGCCTCGGCGAATTCTCGGCGCTCGCCTGCAGCGGCGCCCTTGGCTTCGCGGATGCGGTCAAGCTCGTCCGCGAACGCGGCGGGCTGATGCAGGAAGCGTCCCGGACAAGTCCGGGAGGCATGGCTGCCATCGGCGGCATCGGCATCTCCGATGAGCAGCTGGAAGAAGCGCTGGCAAGGGCAAGTGAGCCGCAGTCGATCGTTGTCATTGCCGGGATCAACTCACAGGAACAACGAGTCGTATCAGGGCATCCGGACGCGCTGCTTCGCCTGAAGCAGATCTTGGCGAAGCTGGATCCTTCGGCCCGCTTTATTCCGCTGCAGGTTAGCGCGGCTTTCCACAGCCCTTTGATGGGGGAAGCGGCGGAGCGATTTCGGGAGCGCTTGGAGAGCTGCAGGTTTCACACGCCAAAATGGCCAGTGCTCTCCAACGTAACCGGACAGCCTCATGAGAGCGTGCATGAAAGCTATATCCGGCTGCTGGCTTCGCAATTGACGGAGCCGGTTCGCTGGGCCGCATGTATGGACGCGATTCGCTCATTCGGCGTTAGGCAAGCGGCCGAGCTGGGTCCCGGCCGCGTTCTGACCGGCTTGCTGCGGTCTTATGCGCCGGACCTTACCGTGTGGTCCAGTGATGACGAGCCGGGCCGGCTGCCTTTGGCGTCTGCCTTGCCGAGCCAAGAGCATCTCCCCGGCGCGAAGCCGCAGGGGAACACCGGCGCGGCAGCTTCCAAGAGCGGGTCCGGTGTTCAAGACCACGCAGTCACTCGGCCGGAAGCGGAGGGCACCGAACCGGTGCTCTCCGCCCAGCGCCGGGAAGACAGCGGTGCCACTGGCCCGGCGCTCTCCGGCCAGCGCCGGGAAGACAGCGGTGCCACTGGCCCGGCGCTCTCCGGCCAGCGCCGGGAAGACGGCCGTGCCACTGGCCCGGCGATCTCCGCCCAGCGCCGGGAAGGCAGCCCGGCGTCAGGCCCGGCGCTCTTCCTGCCGCGCTGCCTAGGCATCGCTGTCGCTACGCCAAATGGCTGCGCGGAGCTTGAAGCTTACCGCCTCGGCGTGCTGGAGCCTTACCGTAAGGTGGAGGCGCTTGTGCAAGAGCTGCGGCGAACGGGTCTTAAGCCGACCGAGGAGCAGCTTCACCTAGGCTGGGAGATGCTGCTCAGCCAGTTTGATACAAAAGGAACGAATTTCGAGGAGCGCAGATTGCGGCTGTCCCGTCTGCTGGAGGAGACGGGAACATCGCACCTGTTCGAGGTGCCTCAACTACTAGTTGAAGGAGGCGTTGCACAATGA